The genomic stretch GATTATGTTATTTCTTCGGACCATTGACCAAACAGAGAAGCTGCCTTGAGCTGGAATGGGGATGGTTCTTTCGTGTTTACATCAAGCTCTGCACCGTATGATTGTTTTGACAATGGACAGTGCAATGAGGTATGcataaaattgaagaattagtgTTAGAAACAATGCTTACCTTTTCTTTGTTCTCTATATTCGTAAACAGGCTTTTCCCGTGAATAAAAGCTCAACTTGGCTTATTGACAAGTCAAATGAATTGCTCTTTTGCCTTCTCTGGCCCTTGGCCGTGGAGACAGTAAAATTGAAGCTATGCTATTTTTGCTTTTGAGTCTCAATAATATTCCATGCAGGACTCTCCGGTAGTTCCCATTGGGAGAAGCCCCAGAACAGATGTCCTTCTGAAAGCAGAAAAAGTGGTGCTGGAGAGTGGTGGTTGTGCTGTTAGATTGGCAGGACTTTATATATCCTTCTCAGTCCTTAATTATGTGGATTTCATAAACAGTTGAAATGGAAACTTTAGAAATTTGTGGTGGATTCACTTAACCTTGACTGCCGACACAAAGCAGATAGAGGTGCACATGCTTATTGGTTGGAGAAGGGTACTGTTGAAGTTCGTCCAGATCACATCCTGAATCTTATTCACTATGAGGTCGAACTCTTTGTTCTTCTGAATTTACAATTGACATGTTTTATGGTCATGCGTGTAATCCTCTTCCACTGTAGTTATTTTGTGTCTGATACAAGTTATTCGCATTCCAGATTCTGCGTTTTTATTGATTCAAAGGATTTTCATTTCTTGTCGTACAACATGCCTTAGATGGTGCTTCTTCTTATTGTCAGCAGCCCTCTTACATCCTCACATTGTTAGCATGTCTTTGCACTATGATTAGTGTTTGTGATGTAAAACAATGAAgttgatttggtttttgttaatttgttttgtttgtgttaCTTTAATATAGGACGCTGCTTCCCTCGCTGTTGCAATCTTGAAGAAGAAACTTCGGAGCCGGATTTTCTTGGGGTGTGACAACCATCCATTATCTAGGTAATTGCCGTCGATGATAGATAACCTgtcttgaaatttaaaagatttaaaagtttcttcatcttctgtaaTCAATCTGCAGGCAAGAAGTTATGGACTTGGTCGCTAAAAGCGGGAAGTTTAGCAAAAAGTTTGTGGCCTTTACAGGTGCTCCTTATGATGATTATGGACTAAAGAACCCTCATGACTTCTTCTCTTTCCCCTTGTTTGACAGAGATTCTTACTGTTGTTAATTAAATACTATACCTGCAATTTGCACATCACATGTCTCGTTAATGCAGGGACAAGTGATCCTTTAGGCAAGAGATTAAACAACTCCAAGACTCGCGAGGAGATAGGTTGGGAGCCAGAATACCCCAGCTTCGCTCATTTTCTTGGTGTCTCAAAATAGATGCTATTCCTATCCGAGGTAATGTGATTGCATAGAGCTGACGGGAAAGGATTCTCGGTGCTGGGACAGCTGATTTCTACCTCACATTTGAAGGCAACAAACCACCTccattttcactatttttggttAGCAGCTGCAATGAGAATCGGAAACCTGAACATGTATCTGATACTGCTCTTTATGAATAACAAGTCGCGTTGTGAAGGtgaattgttttttgctttgtAATGGAGACAATGACAGGTCAACTCCATCCTCCATTAATTGATTATCAAGTTTATAAAAGATGGTTGGCatgaaatattgataatattaacTAACTAGAAGCAACAAGGTAACACAGAAAGAGTCCATGAACAAGAAAGGAGGCCAATATTGCATCTTGTTATTTACTTAAAGCAATTTGCGGGTAGGTTAGATAtgaatattgattaaaaaagaaagaaagaaaagagagtagGTTAGATATAAATGGGTGAAATACTTTGGTTGGTCCCTataatttagatttataatCATATTTGTCTCTATAATTCCGTTTTGATCATAGTTATCATTGTACTTATAATTCTTACacaagtatataaaattaaatcgaAATCATAGGAGCAAATatgataaatcaaaacaataaaaacaaaatatgatatgaaaaaaaaacaactgaaGCTATAGGAGAGACATAACCATGCATGAATTGCAAGTATAAGGACGATAATGATCAAACCGAAGTCATAGAGACgcatatgattaaaaaaaaaaaaaaaaccctgaaacTATAGGACCGCCAATGTATTTCATCCATTTACATCGAACTCccccttttttaaattttttttttttaatttatttatcaatattcATATCTGACCTACTTTCTAATTGCTTTAAGTAAATATCCctacttgtttattttatggaCCAACTACCCCAAAAGAATCATAAACTCAAACCATAAAGaccaaccaataaaaataattccaaGTCAACTTGACTGGGGCAAAATTTATCGTCTTTTATGCGCTCCGTGACTCAAGATGGCCTTGTATATCCCGTCCCTCTCTCTCCAACGAGGCTTAGAACACAAAGAATATTCATCAAAGTCTTTGTATACAATGGGGAAGGTCTGCTGCTCCGAATCTGATGATGCTGCCTCTGATATAACAAAAGTTCTCATGGTGATTATCATAGCTTTTGTTCTCATGATCATCTGTAGCCCTCGACGTCGGCCAACTCATCCTTATGCTATCTATCGTTGTCGTTGACTCCTCGTCTTCCACCTCATCTATTTCTTTATCTTTGGTCGGAACCGGCCTCCAAGAGCTGGAAACATGAATATGTATCAGATACTCGTTGTGAATAAAACGTTTGGTTTAATTTTGTTCAGAAACTTTTAGATtacgtttttcttttcttgtccttGCTAGTAACATATATTTTACTGTGATTCATCATCAGTTCTTCCTTTCTAATCAACATGTTTCCAGCAATATTGCTGGCCTTCTTGATAGCTTTTCATTTCTCTCATGGAAACTTGAAACTACAGGAACGTATACAAACACACTTAACACTTATTACCTGTTTAGGGCTTAAAGTTTTCATGTTTGTCGCTTGTACAATTCAGCTTCGGTTCCCTGTCTTCTCACAGAAGACGGAAAAGAGGATTTACATAAACATCAACTATACAACATACTGGCATAAAATCCTTATGAATATAAACTGATCACTTGCCACATCCCATAGTCCATTCCTTGCATGCTTCAGCAGGACCAGGGAGTTCAATGTGGAACCCGCAATAGAAATCTCGCATGGGGAAGCACAAAGAGCACATTCTATTTCTGTACACTAAAATACTACAATAAGAGAGCGAACATGTCACGCAATAAGCCCACCACTCTACATTCTTAACCTTGTCCCTGTGTGCTTTGACACCAGGAAGTTGATGTTGGATTTGAAATAGAGATCTCAACACGAAATACCTCGTGAACAGCACCTCGGCGAAGGACCCCCAAGACCTCTTCCCCTTTGCCTGTTAGAAGATCTTCCAGAGAAACCCAACAAGAACAAGACTCGTCCCTCATGCGGAAGCCATAAAACCACCGGCCTAGCTTCCACCATTTAACATGCACTTTACGCTCTAAGATGTTGCAGCCCACCAGTGTGTCCATAACACGGTCAGCCTGCCAACCACAATGCTCAAATATCAGAAAAGAGCCATTCACTCAAACAACATATATGATTAGAAAAGATCTTGGTCCTATAAAGGGTTAATGTGCCCACAATGAGACACAAATACGAAGCAAAGCACTTCTAACATATTGATGCACATGGGGTacattttaacaataaaaagttAGCCAGTCCTGCTTTCTGCTATTGATGCTGGCTAGTGCCTTAAGGATAgctcctttttctctctctctttgatcTTCTATCTGGCTAGATTTCTTGAAAGCCACAACATTAATCTCAAACAAAGCCTAATTGACCTGTGCTAGCCGCTCGTCAAATATAAGCTCCCAATCAAGTTTTGGAACTACAAAGCAGATTGACTTGCATAGCTGGTGAACTGACTTGACCAAGCCCACAGTTGAGCTGCAAAGGAATCACTTTCTTGCCCCCTATCTATCTTGAAGACACACAGCTGTCAGATTTACAAAAACTTTGTACAATAGACAGGCTTTTCTAAGCATTTACGAGGGATGGCTTGAATGTGATTTGTCATGGTAAGGAGGCCCAAAGGAGGTTTCTTACCAAAGCATTAAAGAATGCTATCATCTGCCACATACATCCTTCTAAATTGAAGAAACAACTGACTTGCTAAATTAGACAGAACATAGAGTGCAGGGGGACTTACCGGCATTTCAAGGCAGAAAATGCAGTAGTGCAAGCCAACCAAGTTAAGGAGCACATTAAGCTTTGGTTTGAAAAGGAACATCTGCACATCTTCAAAAGAAAGCTGCATGGAACTCAAATCTTCAATTGCTTTTTGATAGTCCCCAACATCAATTGATTCAGACAGAGAACATTGCTCCACAAACCCAACTACTTCGGCAGCACTACCCGCCTTCTCTCTGTGCATCCTTATATAAATCTCTTTCCACCCCTACCTCCACTCAAAACTTTCAAATTAGCAAGCTCACAATGGCATACTTGGCAATAATTTGTCACATTTTGATACACAGCCACAACAGTCTTCTATCAAAGAAGgcaatctcttttcttttacgtGGCTTTTGAATCATAAAGAAAGTGAAAAGGTACACTGATAATAAAAACCGTGAAATGAAATCAACATAAAGCAAACTACCTTTTCACCATAACTAAAGCACCTAGAAGCTTTAATCAAAATTCCATTAACATTATTCATAGCACATCtataataagaaaaactaaCAAATGGACTTCTTTCATTTTAACACGAATCACTACCAGATTCAAAAAGCACATTCATAGGCAACATTCAATAACACAGCttgaatgaaaataacaataaaagggTTTAATTCATTTCAACACGTATCACTATAAATAACAGAATTAGCTGATTGAAATTACAAAATTCACTGATAAGATTGAATAACACAGCTAAAGTGAAGAAATAAAACAGTGAAGAAATAAAACTGGGTTTACTTCATTTTCACAGAAATAGCTGCAAGAAACAGAAAAAACgattaaaaacagaaaagatcAAACCTTGGTGTTGGGGtcggaagaagaagaatgaagcGAAGGCCATCTCTGTTTGGTAAGTGACTCCCATATAGAATCGGACCCACATGAGTCCCTCCAAAACCGAGAGCAACTACCCAATGAACACAGATCcaataccttcaaaacattttttaaaaaatatgaaaatatcaatttttacatttaaaacaaatgaaaaaaaaaacccactgtGGTTGCAAAAGTGAAGGAATTGAATGTTATTTCGAACCTTAAGAGATGATGCGATTTTGAGGGAAATATCAAGAGGGAGAGTGCGTTGTATATTTCTCTCTGAttgtttcattttgattatTCCCTGATAGAAGcagaattgaatattttttttggagaagAATTGGTCCAGTTCGTATGGTGCTGAGACGTAAAATGAGAGAGAAGAAGATTGATAGaagaatataaaatacaatACTGGTCCCTGTTGTTTGAGTTATTAGTCATCTTTGCCCTATAGCTTTGGTTTGCTCATTTTTGCCCTTATTTTGCAATTATTGGTAGCATCTGCCTCTTTCGATTTCGGGTTGTGGTCATATTTTCTCGTATGCCGTGGAGGTAATGACGAGTCAACTGCATCCTCCAAAAATTAACTATTAagttaatcggtttttttttttaattatgaattagttttaatgatttgttttagtttttttcaatgatgttatttttatcttagGTTACATGGTTAGTAAGTTAACTTgacttaatttatattaattttttaattaattttttaattttaattatattattcaagatttaataatttataatttgttttatgttgggttatctcaattttataatttaggttGTGGTTTTTACATGTTAATTGTGGctgattcaataatttttttttaatttcatttttaatattgatttattaaaaattacactttataatttatttaatttgatttatgttGAGTTATCTCATTCACATGATTCAGATTATTGTTTTAGCATGCTAACtagagttaatttaaattatttttttaattttattttttaatattgatttattgaatatcATACTAATTAGTTTTCAataccttaaaaaaatcaagaaaaaaatattaatttttacatttaaaacaaattaaaaaaaagcattgtggttaagaaagagaaggaattgAGTGTTTTTTTCGAACATGAAGAGATAATGCGATTTTGAGGGCAATATTCAAGCGAGAAGGTGCGTTGTATATTTATATCCcattggttgatttttttttttattaatataaatattctagccagtttatatatatttcaattaattatataaattctaaaattaattacagtataaattttcagtagccaaaaaaaaacacactgaTTGGTTAATTTTGATTGCTGCCTTGATAGCAGtgtaattgaattgtttttaggAGATGACATGCTCCAGTTTTTATGGTGATGAGAAACATTGTAACAGCAcaacttttaaatatattttttcatggtttgatGACAAGttgaatattaacaaaaagGTAAAGCTGATGGTGATATTCCTGtactctaaaatataatttattatttattttaataatataactaTTAATTGTTCCTTGATTATTTTCTCTTGCACTTTGCTTTCAGAgtaggatgatttttttttcatgacataaatattttttggaaattaagttgagttattttagtaattatgtttttaaatgcaAAGTAAAATAATGAATGTAAgtcttgaataaaataatttaatattttctgcacaatgatatttttttattttcttgtttaattgaaCAATGAAATTATAACATTACCCATGCCATTCTATTTAGCTCTGGATTCAGGAGTTTTGTAGTAATTTTATCATGGTTTGTTGTGATTGGTAATTGATCTTTGGGATATTTTTTGTTTcgtgcaattaaaaaaatcaaaaaagttGTTGACTCGTGCAAAACACTTGCTAGTGTGCATCAATCGCTCCGTTGATTGCAAGTTGCGCATGCGGCTGACTCCAGTGGTTAGATTGGAGCTTCTAATACATCATTGGATTTATCTCACCGTCCTTTCCTTTCCTAGATGATGCGTGTATGGCAGTTTGGTGCAGTCTGGCTGgaaaaattttttttcccctttcttttctttctctttcttcttggaTTTACATGCATGCTatgcaaaaaatcaaaccaacccttcaattgattttttcttttgattcaattcctcttttttttatttgcaattttttttatttatattgattgcTTCtaattgggttttattttttttatttcacccatggtcatttgatttttgaaatttattttcaaatttggtattcattctttgaattgttatttgttttgatttgaattattttcttaattgatttggttttttacaatttcaccatagacatttattttcatttaatttttttgtcaaatttaatcATGTTTCTTTTAGTtgctatttttaaatcattttcttgatggatttttttttaacaatttcatccctaaatatttaatttcatttgatttttatatcggATTTAGTCtcaatcttttaattgctatattttatatgtttgaccatgcatatttttttgtctttttattttattcattctatttcatattttttttattatcttttattaattataataaacaaatttagtgaacataaatagataaatatctcattttgcgagattaatattttgatttaggtctatctcttattttttcagtttctcttttagttattattaacacatttatttatttatttacagaTATGATTAATAAATGTTTGgataaactttttgattttcACTTATGATttatatcatgtaaaaaaaacatatcaaaataatctatatactcaagtttcttttaaaaaaaggaaactcaagtttttttttaaaaaaagaaaaattacgaCCTATTACAAAGTGCATATTAAATCAGATTTTTAGTTGCcctttgattaatattttttttttcactcttatttttagatcattttgtgtaattgatttttttttattgatttcatcttttaacatttgattcCTTAGATATTCGGTTTTATACAATCTTTATCgctttgcatttatttttttttaatatttttttttaagatgtttttttttcaaggtgttATGCTGATtcatttagaatttgtttttatacaaatgaagtttattttaaaaattaaaaaatatttatttttaaataatattgctgATGTGTTTGGCCTtgcataatattgtttttggacATGAGTTTATTTACcagttttatttatgtttatcttttaaGTCAAGAATTTTTTAGGCTAtggatttatcttttattaattttaataaacaaattcaataaaatataatcaggtaaatattcttattttgtgtggttaaatatcttaatttacatctcttaatttatcaattttccttttggttattattaacaattgtttttctcatttatttatataaataattattaatttattatataggcttttcaatttatactttgaattattttatgatacaaaatacattaaaacaaccTATATAACtggtatttttttgaaaaaatattactacTCGCATACCTCTTCATTAAGGATTGGGCTCTTCCCCAACAAACTGCCCCAGTCGCTTCCTCCTCTAACACAAAGAAAAGCCCAAGCTgctattttacaaaattctgCTAATAAAATCCAACAAAGAGTTATCCACCTATCGTTTTTAGATTCTCCTTTGATAGAGCAACAAACAACAACCATGAAAGTTTACTCTTCCCCACTACCTTCCTCACATTTTCCTtcactttcttttccttctctgaTTGtcctataaatactaaaaaaaatcccatcttttattttctttgtaaaaaatattgaaaagaagaagaagaagatgtccCTTCGTTTTTCTTGCAATGTGTCCTCTCTCAACTCACCAAAGTATCAAAGCCACAAAGCTCATTTCTATTCTCAATTCATCAATCAAATTCAGGTAAATTCACTCTCACATTCATTACCATCTTTTCCTTTGAATTCATCGCTTCCCTTTAAGTTTAGTGTAAAAAGAATCAACCCCATTAGAGCTTCAACAGCAACAAGTGCTGAAGCTACTCCATCTTCATTTAGAAACAAGAATCCAAAAGATATTAACATTTTGGTTGCGGGTTCAACTGGATATATTGGAAAGTTTGTTGTTAAGGAGTTAGTTAATAGAGGGTTTAATGTTGTAGCCGTTGCAAGAGAAAAGAGTGGCATTAGAAGTAAGAATAGCAAAGAAGAGACTTTGAATCAGTTACAAGGAGCAAATGTGTGCTTCTCTGATGTGACAAAGGTGGAAACTTTAGAAAAATCTTTGAATGATTTTGGTGTTTCAGTTGATGTTGTAGTTTCATGTCTTGCTAGTCGTACTGGGGGTGTTAAAGATTCATGGAAGATTGATTATGAGGCAACAAAGAATAGTCTTGTTGCTGGAAAAAAACTTGGGGCTAAACATTTTGTGTTGCTTTCTGCAATCTGTGTGCAAAAACCCCTTCTTGAATTTCAGAGAGCAAAGCTTAAATTCGAGGCTGAACTAATGAAAGAAACTGAAATGGATAGTGGTTTCACATATAGTATTGTACGGCCAACTGCATTCTTTAAGAGTTTAGGGGGTCAGGTCGAGTTGGTTAAGGATGGCAAGCCTTACGTGATGTTTGGGGATGGAAATTTGTGTGCGTGCAAACCAATTAGCGAGGAGGATTTAGCTTCGTTTATTGCAGATTGTGTGTTGGGTGAGGATAAAATTAATCAGATTTTGCCAATTGGTGGACCAGGCAAGGCTTTGACACCATTGGAGCAAGGGGAGATGTTGTTTAGACTGCTGGGGAAGGAACCGAATTTCTTGAAAGTTCCAATTGGGATAATGGATTTTGCAATTGGGGTACTTGATTTCCTCGTTAAGATCTTCCCTTCAATGGAAGATGCAGCCGAGTTTGGGAAGATCGGAAGGTATTATGCAGCTGAAAGTATGCTGGTTTTGGATCCCGAGACTGGTGAGTATAGTGCTGAGAGAACTCCTAGTTATGGTGAGGACACCCTGGAAGAGTTCTTTGAAAAAGTGCTTAGGGAAGGGATGGCAGGTCAGGAATTAGGTGAACAAGCAATCTTCTAATCCAATAGAAGTTTGTCAATTTGAATGCTAAATTGAGTAAACCAGTTTTGATACCCAGCCTGCTCAAAGGTGTGCGATTTGCAGAACTCTGAACTCATTTTCTATCTATTGTGTGTGATGTGAGTTGTATGCATAATTCTTTTGTAAAGATTACAAAAATTGTGAATTCCTAGTGTTTTAAAACTTTCCAAGGTAAATGTGTTTCATGTCTTCAAACTCAGTTGAGATGAACTGTTAAACTGGATTTCCTATTGTAGTCTTTGTTTAATAGATTTGCTATTGTAGACGGTCTTATGATAACATTAATGCTTGAGATGCAGTCCGCTCGTGACCTGTCCAATAGGaccaaaacatgtattttttttcatactaatGATATAATCTATGGACTCTCTTGGCCTCTACTCTTCCACGACAACCATGAACATTCATCAGCTCATCCAGTCCtagaaaaagagaagataagAAAGATCAGAAAACAGCAGTAAATGGTAGCTTTGTATCCAGTAGTGCCAATAAACCACTTGACTTTAAATAGCTTATATATGCTGAGCTGCTATGTTTTATCTCacagaaaatagaaaaaggctTGACCGAACCTGGTCATAACAGGTTGCTCATCGGTCCATACATGTTAATTTAAGTGAGAGGCACCGCATTTTGAAAGCTTTTTTGATTTCTGAATCCATGACTAGATTTGCCTGTTCTGCATATTCTGCCTGACTTTGTGGAATTCCTGAAAGCTAGTTGGCTGCTCCATTTACTTTTCTTCCGTTTTATTTTCCTGTTGGAATGAGTTCTTCATC from Populus alba chromosome 8, ASM523922v2, whole genome shotgun sequence encodes the following:
- the LOC118061040 gene encoding uncharacterized protein, which produces MKQSERNIQRTLPLDISLKIASSLKVLDLCSLGSCSRFWRDSCGSDSIWESLTKQRWPSLHSSSSDPNTKGWKEIYIRMHREKAGSAAEVVGFVEQCSLSESIDVGDYQKAIEDLSSMQLSFEDVQMFLFKPKLNVLLNLVGLHYCIFCLEMPADRVMDTLVGCNILERKVHVKWWKLGRWFYGFRMRDESCSCWVSLEDLLTGKGEEVLGVLRRGAVHEVFRVEISISNPTSTSWCQSTQGQG
- the LOC118061039 gene encoding uncharacterized protein, which encodes MDTITGCCLTLRPRSLCIADHHSPKLSTPKRTVSLLSLYKNQKSKTKLTLSSMAAPLQVSAFSTIGARNEELGAASSGLVGENDLLIVGPGVLGRLVAEKWSQEHPGCQVYGQTVTTDHHDELIKMGINPSLKGTKATQQYPYVIFCAPPSRTSDYPGDVREAALSWNGDGSFVFTSSSAPYDCFDNGQCNEDSPVVPIGRSPRTDVLLKAEKVVLESGGCAVRLAGLYKADRGAHAYWLEKGTVEVRPDHILNLIHYEDAASLAVAILKKKLRSRIFLGCDNHPLSRQEVMDLVAKSGKFSKKFVAFTGTSDPLGKRLNNSKTREEIGWEPEYPSFAHFLGVSK
- the LOC118061037 gene encoding divinyl chlorophyllide a 8-vinyl-reductase, chloroplastic, yielding MSLRFSCNVSSLNSPKYQSHKAHFYSQFINQIQVNSLSHSLPSFPLNSSLPFKFSVKRINPIRASTATSAEATPSSFRNKNPKDINILVAGSTGYIGKFVVKELVNRGFNVVAVAREKSGIRSKNSKEETLNQLQGANVCFSDVTKVETLEKSLNDFGVSVDVVVSCLASRTGGVKDSWKIDYEATKNSLVAGKKLGAKHFVLLSAICVQKPLLEFQRAKLKFEAELMKETEMDSGFTYSIVRPTAFFKSLGGQVELVKDGKPYVMFGDGNLCACKPISEEDLASFIADCVLGEDKINQILPIGGPGKALTPLEQGEMLFRLLGKEPNFLKVPIGIMDFAIGVLDFLVKIFPSMEDAAEFGKIGRYYAAESMLVLDPETGEYSAERTPSYGEDTLEEFFEKVLREGMAGQELGEQAIF